Proteins co-encoded in one Coraliomargarita parva genomic window:
- a CDS encoding AEC family transporter has protein sequence MPTTQLIFTAVMPIFLVIGAGFLVRKLGWLDAEADRSLMSVVVNLLYPCFIFDHILGNDALRQPSNILLPPLVGLTTIVAGFALAMLVARKFGLGDQRECRTFAFTTGIYNYGYLPIPIIALLFDRETTGVLLVHNLGVEIAMWTLGVGFILSANDPKSAWRRIFSGPVIAILLATPLNLLQIDQRMPDMFIESISLLGQSAIPLGLLLTGATFADLAAGVKMKENKRLPVIGCLLRLGILPALFLLVAFILPLPSELKAVMCIQAAMPCGVFPIVLARHFDGSPEVALKLVLSTTLISLVTIPLWITIGLKLLGLHS, from the coding sequence ATGCCCACCACGCAACTCATCTTCACCGCGGTCATGCCGATCTTCCTGGTCATTGGTGCCGGCTTTCTGGTACGGAAGCTCGGTTGGCTCGACGCGGAGGCGGACCGCAGCCTGATGTCGGTCGTGGTCAACCTTCTCTACCCCTGCTTCATCTTCGACCACATTCTCGGCAATGATGCGCTACGGCAGCCTTCCAACATATTGCTGCCACCCTTGGTCGGCCTCACCACAATTGTAGCCGGCTTTGCCCTGGCCATGCTGGTGGCCCGCAAATTCGGACTCGGCGACCAGCGAGAATGCCGCACCTTTGCCTTTACGACGGGCATCTACAACTACGGCTACCTACCGATTCCGATCATTGCACTCCTCTTTGACCGCGAAACAACCGGTGTACTTCTGGTTCATAACCTTGGAGTGGAAATTGCGATGTGGACCCTGGGCGTGGGCTTCATCCTTTCGGCCAATGATCCGAAATCCGCTTGGCGCCGTATCTTCAGCGGCCCCGTCATCGCGATCCTGCTGGCCACACCACTGAACCTCCTGCAAATCGACCAGCGGATGCCCGACATGTTCATCGAGTCGATTTCGCTGCTCGGACAAAGTGCCATCCCACTCGGACTCCTCTTAACCGGGGCAACCTTTGCGGACCTGGCCGCCGGAGTCAAAATGAAGGAGAACAAACGGCTGCCGGTCATCGGCTGCCTGCTCCGGCTCGGAATACTGCCCGCCCTCTTCCTGCTCGTCGCGTTTATACTCCCCTTGCCGAGCGAATTGAAGGCGGTGATGTGCATTCAGGCGGCCATGCCCTGCGGCGTGTTCCCCATCGTACTGGCCAGACACTTCGACGGATCGCCCGAGGTCGCCCTGAAACTGGTACTCAGTACGACCCTAATCAGCCTCGTCACGATTCCACTATGGATTACAATCGGACTCAAGCTGCTGGGCTTGCACTCGTAA